The following are encoded together in the Chaetodon auriga isolate fChaAug3 chromosome 4, fChaAug3.hap1, whole genome shotgun sequence genome:
- the LOC143318863 gene encoding protein CutA homolog: MRIGLPRAETLQGGSLKALTVTVLLSVFMFQLLRTVGLRAFSMASETYTSGTHSAAFVTCPNDTVAKDLARGIVERKLAACVNIIPAIKSVYEWQGKIEEDNEVLLMIKTRSAKVPALAEYVRSNHPYEVAEVISLPIDQGNPPYLKWIGDIVPE; the protein is encoded by the exons ATGCGCATTGGACTGCCCCGTGCAGAGACACTGCAAGGTGGATCCTTGAAAGCTTTGACTGTG ACggtgctgctgagtgtgtttatgttccAGCTGCTGAGGACTGTTGGACTGAGGGCGTTTTCCATGGCATCTGAGACGTACACGTCAGgcacacactctgctgcctTCGTCACTTGTCCTAACGACACGGTGGCTAAAGACTTGGCCAG GGGGATTGTGGAAAGGAAGCTCGCTGCATGCGTCAACATCATCCCAGCAATCAAATCTGT ATATGAATGGCAGGGTAAGATTGAAGAGGACAACGAAGTGCTGCTG ATGATTAAAACAAGAAGCGCCAAGGTGCCTGCTCTTGCTGAATATGTCCg CTCGAACCATCCGTACGAGGTGGCCGAGGTCATCAGCCTGCCTATTGACCAGGGCAACCCGCCCTACCTCAAGTGGATAGGAGACATAGTTCCTGAGTga
- the LOC143319509 gene encoding somatostatin receptor type 3, with protein sequence MELIQATQLPQKAPIATWSNSSIPPYSNFQLLSSPSDPLLDFTPTDVSVLLNSTCQNCTKPEPQSLPGLTGIFIPLIYGIVCVVGLVGNTLVIHVIVNYTKNESVTNIYILNLAIADELFMLGLPFLAVQNALLSWPFGSLMCRVVMTVDAINQFTSIFCLTVMSVDRYLAVVHPIRSFWWRRPRVAKAISATVWAGSFVVVLPVVVFADVLKDDGNCSIVWPEPAEVWKTSFIVYTCTVGFFCPLLVICLCYLLIVVKVRSVGKRAQATSSRRRKSERKITRMVVVVVAVFVLCWLPFYALNIINLLMVLPGDFRGLYFFVVVLSYANSCANPILYGFLSDNFKRGFRKALCGAACRVKNNDRAGTEVQRPTEEWGGIVLQVQKSEDVINVQKKDSSEKEEEEINAPGGDIQMSEMCKVSQNGSHGGVTEGSRTQVVQRGKPEVEHSGCSARNGELAGKGPGSGSPEAVSSKASKSRNSRSKPKELPDKNSVLEISYL encoded by the exons ATGGAGCTCATCCAGGCCACCCAGCTGCCTCAGAAAGCGCCTATAGCAACCTGGAGCAACAGCTCCATTCCCCCCTACTCCAATTTCCAGCTCCTGTCCAGTCCCTCTGATCCGCTTCTCGACTTCACCCCGACTGACGTCTCTGTCCTCTTAAACAGCACCTGCCAGAACTGCACCAAACCCGAACCTCAGTCCCTTCCTGGCTTGACTGGGATCTTCATCCCGCTCATCTATGGGATAGTGTGTGTTGTTGGCCTTGTGGGCAACACTCTGGTCATCCACGTCATTGTCAACTACACCAAGAATGAGTCAGTCACCAACATCTACATCCTCAACTTAGCTATCGCAGACGAGCTCTTCATGCTGGGCCTGCCCTTCCTGGCGGTTCAGAACGCTCTGCTCTCTTGGCCCTTTGGCTCGCTAATGTGCCGTGTGGTCATGACAGTGGACGCCATCAACCAGTTTACCAGCATCTTCTGCCTGACTGTGATGTCAGTGGACCGCTACCTGGCCGTGGTGCACCCCATCCGCTCGTTCTGGTGGCGGCGGCCCCGTGTGGCCAAGGCCATCAGTGCCACAGTTTGGGCAGGGTCCTTCGTGGTGGTGCTGCCGGTGGTGGTGTTCGCTGATGTGCTGAAGGATGATGGGAACTGCAGCATTGTGTGGCCTGAGCCGGCAGAGGTGTGGAAGACATCTTTTATTGTGTACACGTGCACCGTGGGCTTCttctgccccctgctggtcatcTGCTTGTGCTACCTGCTGATTGTCGTCAAG GTGCGCAGTGTTGGAAAACGGGCGCAGGCAACGTCCTCTCGGCGCAGGAAGTCAGAACGTAAAATCACCAGGATGGTGGTGGTCGTGGTGGCAGTGTTTGTCCTTTGCTGGCTACCATTCTATGCTCTGAATATCATCAACCTCCTGATGGTCCTGCCTGGGGACTTCAGAGGGCTctacttttttgttgttgtgctgtcaTATGCGAACAGCTGTGCCAACCCCATACTGTACGGATTTCTGTCTGACAACTTCAAGAGAGGCTTCAGGAAGGCGTTGTGTGGGGCTGCATGCAGGGTGAAGAACAACGACAGGGCCGGCACTGAAGTTCAGCGGCCGACAGAGGAGTGGGGCGGCATTGTGCTCCAAGTACAAAAAAGTGAAGACGTCATAAATGTGCAGAAGAAAGACTCCAgtgaaaaggaagaggaggaaatcaaTGCACCGGGAGGAGACATACAGATGAGTGAAATGTGCAAAGTGTCACAAAATGGAAGCCACGGTGGAGTAACAGAGGGCTCAAGGACACAGGTGGTGCAGAGGGGTAAGCCTGAGGTGGAGCACTCTGGCTGCAGTGCCAGAAATGGAGAACTGGCTGGGAAAGGTCCAGGCTCTGGTTCTCCTGAGGCAGTGTCCTCTAAGGCCagtaaaagcagaaacagcagatcCAAGCCTAAAGAACTCCCAGACAAAAACTCTGTACTCGAAATCAGCTATCTGTAA